The stretch of DNA AGAAAGAGTGATCCATTAAAGAAAGAAAGCCTTGAATAACAGCGAGTGGATTTCGTATTTCATGGGCAGCACCAGCTGCCATTTCACCTACCACTGCCAGTTTTTCCGACTGCTGCATCCGCCGTTCAAGCTCGCTCATTTTTGTAAAATCGATAAAATAAAAAATGCGGCCAATTCCCTCTTCCCGTTTATTTACTAATTCGGCTTGAGACACAAGCAGCTGATAAGATTGTTTACCAGTCATAAAGGGAATTTTTTCATTTTGGCAAATGCGCTTATCTTTTAATATTCCCCAGAACTTCTTGTTTTTGCGATCTGTTTGGGCTAAATGCTCTACGGTGTCTTCTCCTGCCTCTAATAAGTGCCTGGCAAACGTATTTAAAGAAAAGGCGTCCGTTTTATCGTCACTCGTTATAATTCCAACAGGCAATGAATTTAAAATTTGTTCCTGATAAATTTTTCCCTCTGTAATAGTATGAAACGATTCTTTTAAACTGGCAGACATTTTATTAATAGAGTCGGCAATCAGTTTCAGCTCTTCCTGCTCCACTTCTGTCACTGTCAAGCCGTAGCGGCCGCCTGCAATTTGATCTACACTTTCAACCATTTTTTCGATTGGTTTTGTCAACCCCTTGCTGATCCGGTGTGACCCATAAATCGACATGATCAATGCAGCCGTTGTCAGAAATAATAAAATCACGAGAGCCGCTTCAATAATTCCTGAAAACCGGTCTGCCTGCCCGCTTAGTGAAGAAAGTGTCTCCGTTTCTTTTTCTCTAAGGCTCAATTTTAAACGATCCAGCTCCGGCAGGTATTGCTTCGTTACATACGCTGCTGCTTCATCTGTATTACCATTAAGTAAAAGCCCCTGGACATTATTTTCGATTAAAAAGTCTAAACGGTCGATATCTCGGCTAAACGTCTCAAGTGCCGGCGGAATCACGACCTTCTCGTTCCCGGGAAACTGGGCAGCTTTTTTGTCCTGCTCCTTGTATACTTCTACAAGCGTCTCATTGAAACGGCCGGATAGATAACTTTCGACGATATACTTTTTAACATTAAGATCCTCCTGCCAGTAGGAAATCCAAACCATTTCAGGGATATCGTTTTTATTAATCTGCTGACCAACGCTTTGAACGTCTTCAATAGATCGTACAAAAACAAGTGAAAACCCGCTTAATAAGAGGGTATTGACTAACAGTACGGTTAAGATTTTGTGACGGAAAGACATATGAAGAAATTGTTTTTTCATAACCTGCTTCCTTTTGCATCAGTTCAACGTGTCCGTTTCCTCTTGAATCCGCTGCTTTTCTTTTTCTGTATACATGGGGCCAAGCGGCGCAAGGGAATACACGCCGTCCTCATTGGTTAACATGGCAATCCCGCCGGGCATCCCTTCCCGGCTGAAATAATCATCCATGATCGCCTTGTAAACTTGTGGTATATCGTTCACTACACTGGTTAGGACAACCTCTTTTCCCATGTAAGACTGATCATCCATATAGCCGATTACGTAAACTCCCCGCTTCAATGCATAATCAATGACCGCCCTGTTAAACTCATTCCCTCTAGAGTAAAGAACGTCCACTCCATCGTCAATCATTTCTTTGGCTATTTGAACGGCTTTTGTCCCATCTTCCCAATCACCCACAACCTTATAGTAAAAATCCGCCTGTGGAGCCGCTTTTTTAAGCCCTTTTTCAAATCCAGGATGAAACAGCCGGTCTTCTATCGGATCGATAAGGCCTATTTTATTCGTTTTTGTTTTCATAGCAGCAGCCAAAGCGGCGATTCGCTCAATATCAACCGAATTCTGCTTGTACATATAAGCAGTATGGTTCTTTTCTTTTGACTCACCATTTAAATTTGCAAACTGCACATCTGGATAATCGGCGGCCGCTTTATCAAAAGGCAGGCTGTACTCGCGTCCGTGGCCAATAATGACTTTTGCTCCACTTTGAACGGCCTGGTCAATGATTTTCCTCATTTGCGCCTCGGACCGTATCTCACTCACCAGTTTCGCCTCAACGGGAAACTCATCTTCTATTTGAAGCATTCCTTTATAAGCAAGACTGCTCCAGCTTTGGTCTTCTATGGCATCAGCTGTTAAAATATAAACTTTCACCTTTTTTTCTGTTTGAACGGCTGTTTCCTTCTGTACAATCTCTTCTGCTTTTAAACTGACCATAACCAGGATCGCGACAGCTGCACTTAAAGCTGCCGCTAAAATAATCCTTCCCCGTTTGACCATAAGTACTAAACACCTTCTAACCGGTTTATTTATCGAAAAGTATTATTTCTACTTTGATAGTAAATCATCAACCTGTAAAAATCGACATTTTTTCTTTGTGGAATCGCTTTATCGATTATTTTTTTAAAGCTTTATCGTGATTAATTTTCAATGAAAGGATAGGACGAATCCGACAAAATAAAAAAAACGCCATAATGGCGCTTTCAGGCTGTTGACAAACGCCTGCTTTCTTACGTGGTCTACACTCTCAAACGCCATGCAGCGCCCTT from Domibacillus sp. DTU_2020_1001157_1_SI_ALB_TIR_016 encodes:
- a CDS encoding sensor histidine kinase; translation: MKKQFLHMSFRHKILTVLLVNTLLLSGFSLVFVRSIEDVQSVGQQINKNDIPEMVWISYWQEDLNVKKYIVESYLSGRFNETLVEVYKEQDKKAAQFPGNEKVVIPPALETFSRDIDRLDFLIENNVQGLLLNGNTDEAAAYVTKQYLPELDRLKLSLREKETETLSSLSGQADRFSGIIEAALVILLFLTTAALIMSIYGSHRISKGLTKPIEKMVESVDQIAGGRYGLTVTEVEQEELKLIADSINKMSASLKESFHTITEGKIYQEQILNSLPVGIITSDDKTDAFSLNTFARHLLEAGEDTVEHLAQTDRKNKKFWGILKDKRICQNEKIPFMTGKQSYQLLVSQAELVNKREEGIGRIFYFIDFTKMSELERRMQQSEKLAVVGEMAAGAAHEIRNPLAVIQGFLSLMDHSFSREEKEQYYLSLLLKELDRINTIIEDMLLMSKPEAPRLKEVKIEDLIQDILPLITQSLQKDIKFTFSLNPHLLQVDPNQMKQIFHNLIRNSIEAIEEKGHISIQSTIEKGWYRIYLQDTGTGIDDGMRKTLFDPFSTSKEDGTGLGLPLVQRMVESHGGTIELMSTSKAGTTFCMTLPVS
- a CDS encoding BMP family ABC transporter substrate-binding protein, whose protein sequence is MVKRGRIILAAALSAAVAILVMVSLKAEEIVQKETAVQTEKKVKVYILTADAIEDQSWSSLAYKGMLQIEDEFPVEAKLVSEIRSEAQMRKIIDQAVQSGAKVIIGHGREYSLPFDKAAADYPDVQFANLNGESKEKNHTAYMYKQNSVDIERIAALAAAMKTKTNKIGLIDPIEDRLFHPGFEKGLKKAAPQADFYYKVVGDWEDGTKAVQIAKEMIDDGVDVLYSRGNEFNRAVIDYALKRGVYVIGYMDDQSYMGKEVVLTSVVNDIPQVYKAIMDDYFSREGMPGGIAMLTNEDGVYSLAPLGPMYTEKEKQRIQEETDTLN